From the genome of Setaria viridis chromosome 1, Setaria_viridis_v4.0, whole genome shotgun sequence:
AAAATGTTTCAAGTTTCCAAATGAGTAACACAAAATACTTATTTGCATATTACCTTGAAGTTTATCTTCATTCGATATGGCTCTTCATTTCCTAAATGTTTGCTCATTCTTTTAGTTAAAATACATCACATCTGTATACTGTACAATAAATGGATTGTAAAACTGTGTCGCAACATACTCTTTAGAATTTCCTGTGCAAGTACAGGTACTATCACTCCACTGTAAGAACATCCAGCTACGTAGAAAGGATTTGACATAAACTCAGTATATTCAGCGAACCACTGGGATAAGAACCACCTCATCAGAACGAGAGAAATTTAATTGTAGTACAATATATAGGTGATCATAAAGTACTCTGACCTTTGACAGAAAGTCATATAAGTCCGCAACTCTGCTGGTATCATTTGTTATGTAGTCATCGTCATTCTCAGCGTAAGAGTAGCCCACACCTGCTGGTGAGTCAACCAAAAGGAGGCTAGCCATCTGTGATTGTTGTACAACAAAAGTATTAGTTACATATTTTGGACAGCAAAAAAAATTAGGAAACATTGGGTGTAAGTATGGAATTCCTGAAGTCACTAAACATAAAATAGATTTCATATTTACACCTGCCCATGTGTTATGCTCAGTATACCTTAGTCCATGAGTAAGGATTCTTAGTAGCTCGTGGGTCGTCTTTGACATGAACCTGGGAGTACTCAATTTTGAATGGTCCTGAAAAAAAATGGTCGTTGTAGTCTTATTATTGTTTTTTGTGTAATACAGTACAAGCCTTAGTCAACTTGCATAGACTAGGAATTGCATTCAACACCATATGGATAACATGAATTGCATAAAAATGATAGCGAAAATAGATAATGTACTGCATAAACAATGATATACTAGTACAGAGATAGAAGAGCATAACCattatattttcataacttGGATAGCAAGATACTGTAGACAAATGAGAAATCACTTAAAAGCATGTGCGTACCGATAGAATGGTGAAACGCACTAAACCCTGAACACGCTGGACCACCATTTATCCATATGACCACAGGATCTAAAGTAGGGTTCCTTTCGGAAGTGGCAAGATAGTAATATAGATGTCTATTTTGTTGTTCATGCCCAACTGTTATATACCTGCAAAACAGAAATGGAAAAAACTAAATGTCTTTATATTATACTAGGCACGCCTGCAAACACATATAATGCGACCTATTCCCATGACTTGTTTAGGTGCAGATGGTGTTTGCTGACACATTTTTAACAACTGATAATATAATTCTTTTGAGCAAAATGTAATAAGCAACACTACGGAAATTGCTGAATTATTAGAACTTTGCACATATGCAATTGAAGTTAGTGAACTCAATACCGAAATGCTTCGAAAGAACGTTATGCAATGTATCTAGGAAGGAAAAATAAAGCGCAGACTTTGCTGTGCCTGACAATgagggataaaccaatcgagataaaagggaggatcttttgtcccaggtcactcaaccgggactaaagaccccgggataaaacgggtcaccacgccaggcgctgcaaaaaaaaagaaattccacACGCGCACGTCCCAAGTCccacgatttttcacgcgaaatatgcgcgcttcgaacccacgacctccagcctctgtgcgtagcttccttgccatcccacctacacagcacatctaactatataggggatgcaatcattttgtattaactcgtgggggacccttttatcccggttggaaacaccaaccgggataaaacatccccttttatcctgatttctctacccttttatcccagtttgaaacatcaaccgggataaaagacctcttttatcccggttggtattacaaaccgggataaaaggcctctcagggtcttttttttccactagcctttggaaccgggataaaaggtcccggttggtgagctccctaccagtgaccgagctttagtcctggttggtgaaccttttgtcccggaccaaccttaaatcgggataaaatgcgacgcatggaaggtgagttctctacttaGTGGAAGGGCACATGTCGTGGTCTCTTCTATGCTAAAAGCACGGAAGATTTTTGATAAAACCGTCTGGGAGAAATTGCAAATATGCCATCCAGGATTCCAGACCCACAGTGTGGTTTCTGCTGCTCTTCCGCAATCTATGCCGCTTTTGTCATGCCTGATCACGAATCTGGGAGCCTGTGATCACTCCAGCGTGGAACTAAACCAACAAAAAGGTCGTCGTGAGAAATTCACAGCCGTCATATGTTAGAATGAAACAGTCCTCGGCGTCAGATCGCCGTCCCGCTCGCTCGGATTTCTTTCATACAAGTGCGAGGAGCGGAGCAAGATGCAAAAGTTCTCGGAAACATGAGACGCAGATAGCGAGGAAGAATCCTGAGAACGCAAAGAATAGCATCCATCCCATCGTAGATCTTGGGAACGGTTCTCTTACCCGGCGTAGTGCTTGGAGGGGAGCACGCCATGGAACCCCGGGAACTCAGTGACCTccgcaccggccggcgccgcgcgccctGGAGACACGCGCAAGCACAGCAGCAAGAACGCCGCCATCAGCAGCAGCGCGCCGGCTTCGACGGGGTCAAGGACTCTTCGGCGAGACATGGCGGCTAGGCCGCGATCTTTGGAGGGATCAGGAGCGGGACGATCGAGCTCCCTGTGGCAGGCTCTGTGACGATGGTAGAGGGAAGGGGAATGCCGAAGACATAAAGCGGGCCGAAGGGAGAAACGCGCGCCACGCCGGCGGGCCGGGGGGCTAACTGGCTGCAATAATGGCCGCGACACATGGTTCGCGCGCGCATGCAGAGCAACGTGACAGAGGGGGCCGGGTTGCCGTGAATGCATCAGCCTCCTCCCCCGCGCAGTGACGCTTGGCGCGTCGCCTACTCGGCTAGTGCTTTTCTTCCCGTCGCGGATGGTGTGTCTCTGGCTACTTTTGAGTTGAATGGAAAACGAGAAACCAGCTGGCTGCTGGCGTGACTACTTCAGTTAGCAAGCGTGGCCTTCGCCGGGGATGATAATGGTCGGCCTGGAATCCAAAGGCCAGGCCCATTTCGTGTTAATTTACATAGAAGGAAGTCCACGTCACCGACTCAACTTAACCCCTTAAACGTATAGAAAAGGATTAAGAGACAACTTAACACCTTGATGGCGTTAACTGGAGCTGCTAAAGGTCATGAAGGCGGTTAGTGAGGCTAGGAAAAGGGTAACGATAATATATATATGATCGATCCGGCAGAAGAGGCCTCAGTGTTTAAAAGAGATTTGATGGTTCAAGTAGGTGTAAGGAGTTAATTACCACTTGCCTCAGATAGATCCTCTGCTGTTTTGAGTGATAGAAATGGTTCCTGTTGACGCCGAATATGCTAGATCGCACGCACGTGGAAATCACCTCGTCAGGTCCCTGCCTCCAAGCCGGTTCAGAACGGTCGGCACAGGAACGCTGTGAAAACCTAGAATCACCACCCCGAGGGCAGTGGCAGATCTAGAATTTTACCATAGGGTATACCTAAAAAATCTTATGAAATTCAATAAAACCATTTACAATTCGATAAATTCAAAAATCACAATATGAATAGTTTAAAATATagtataaaagaaatttacaataTTACTTGTCTGCTTTATTTACCCGCTGCTTTTTGAATGACATGAATGTCTTGATTATATCTTCTTCATtcacttggaagaaaatatccTGCTCAATGAATATGACTAGACAATCATCCAAAACACTATCacctagcttattccttgacttTATTTTCACTTTAACCATTGCAGAAAATACCCTTTCAACAATCATTGTTGCCACTTGTAAAAGCAATATCAAATTGAGAAGCAAGGAAACCATATCATACACTTTGTGCCTCCGTATTTGAACAAGTTTAACTGAGAGATCAATGATGCTGTCTAGACCCTTGAAGCTATGTCATCTCGTCGCATGTCATCAGTATAattatcaagttgcaattctaATTTTAGCAAATCATTTTTGAAGAAGTCCTTAGGATAAAATTCAGCCAATCTGCGTACCTTCTGTGCATCAAACAAAGCAAATGAATTGGAAGGACTGAAGGCTGACATGCTGACATACAAGAAAGTAGTTCCATATTGATCTCATCAAACCGATTATCAAGCTCTTGACTAATTTGATCAATGACACCAATATATACTTCTCTTCTGAAATGgtcatcatttgtttggtttcgGGCACGGGCATACCTTGCTGATTTTCCATACAGCATAtaatcaccatccatagcaGGAACTTCAACATCATGTTTAATGCAAAAAGAAGTGATCCTCTTAAGAAAGTGGTCCCAACCGTCGGACCTTAATTGTTGTATTTTGTTCTTTGCCATATTAACAAGGGAGATTGCATTAAGAATATCTTGATATCTTCTCTGCAAACACTCGGATAACTCATTTGTATATCCAAGAATAATAAGCATTAAGTGCACAAAGAAAACGAACTCAAAAGTTTCAAATGCTCCAAGCACAAAATGTATCTTTGTCCAATCATCCTTATGTGAAATATCATCACCAAGATCAATGAGCACATCATGGATTGAGGAATACATAGTAATGATGCTGCATATAGTTTTGTAACGGGAGTCCCATCGAGTTTCACCAGTCCTAGGCAAACTCATCTCTTGATTTAATCCACTCCCTGATTCAAGCTCACCACACTCAAGTGCTTTCTTGATATTCTCAAGCCTAGCATTTCGTAGCATACCATGACACTTGCAAGAAACTCCAATAATATTCAATAAGATAGATACTTGATCAAAAAAGATCTTACAATCAGTATTTCTCTtggcaacagcaacaagaactAGTTGGAGTTGATGTGCAAAGCAATGAATACAATATGCAGAAGGTGATTCTTGCATGATCAATGTTTTTAGCCCTTTAATATCTCCTTTCATATTGCTGGCCCCATCATAACCTTGACCTCTAATTTGAGTCATAGTCAATCCATGACTAACAAGTAAACCCTCAATAGTTTCCTTAAATGATAAAGAGGTAGTATCATCTACATGAACAACTCCAATAAAGTGTTCACAAGGCCTTCCAAGTTTATCAACATAACGCAAGAAAAGAGCTAGTTGTTCTTTATGTGATATGTCACTGGACTCATTAGCTAAAATTGCATAGGGctcatcatcaagttcttcaattattttctttctagtttctatggCACAACAATAAATAATTTACTTTTGTATCTCTGGGCTAGTTAAGGTGAAATCACCTGGAGCATTATTCAAGACATACTTGTTGACTTCATCACTATTTCCTGCAAGAAACTTCAAAAGTTCAATGAAATTTCACAAAATGCCAATCCttgatgcaaaagaaacttgatACATTTAAGTGAATATGTCAATCTTTTCTTATAAAGGCGAAGATCCTCATCAGTCTACTTCTCAATGTGATAATCAATTGCTACCTTGGGATTTATAAAACCAATGTATCTCTCCTAAGCTGCATTGTGTGTCATAGAACCACTATGTTTGAGAAGTGCTTTGTTTCCTATATTCTAATTATTCCATCCACCTACAATAAATGTATTTGACCCAGTACCCTTCTTGAACAAGTAGCATATAAAGCAAAACGCAGAATCCTTCTTGATACTATATTCAAGCCACTCATGATTATACATCCATACAAAATTGAATTGGCGATCCCTACCTCCAATTTTTCTTGATGGAAAATCATGATTAATAGGTTTGAATCAGCCTTTAATAATATATACTCTTCgaattgcatcttgatcattaACATGATAACTTTCAATGGGCTGCCTTTCACCTGGATCATGTGGAAGGcgattgatgtcataaatcgACGGCTGTGATGCGGGTGGTTGCAGTGGTGGAGGTGAGGGCACAGGATCCGAGATTTCTTCAACTACCACTCCATCCTGCTCTTGATTCTATTCTTCCACAATATTTTCAACTAGAGATGGGACATTGTTTGAAGCAGCAGCAACTGCTGCATTCTTTGCTGCGTGTTtctgaaaaagagatgcaatatCTCCGCCTCTCCTCATAATCCAACCGTTCTGGAAAAAAACAATATCTATGTAATGTAAGTACGACAAGTAACTAGACACTTTAGCAAAATAAACATGTAATGATAGGATCATGTCTTAAACTTTCGAGTAGAAAACTTACAAATCACAGGCTCACAAGATATGAATTTAAGAATGTTGATGGATTGATGGTCCATTCAATAAACTCACGAACTGAAACAATAAATActcatatataaataaataaaaatatttaagaacATAAGTTTcttcaaataagaaaaaaatagaagatagaTTAATCTTAAACCTCCGTCGTCCGTCGGAACTCTTAGACAAATAACACACGTCTCAACGAGTCAGCGCAGCAGACGTCGCCGATCTGCAATTCGTAGACCGCTGAACTTTCCAGCTTCCGCAATCCGCAGATAGCAGGCAGGCCGCAGGCGATCGCCACGCACTACTTGCGCTTGCACCTTGGCCGCAGTCCTGCCTGGGCGCCTTGTCATCCGCAGAAGAATCGCAAAGGTCGAGGTGAGGCGTCCGCCCGACGCTCGCGCGAGGAGAATCGTGAAGGCTGCAGAGGCGTAGACTGGCGTAGTGCCGCTACCGGGCCAAATCGTGTAGACAAAACGGAAGGCAAAGCGGAACGAAAGATTAATCTGACGAATCATGAATCCACTGGCGAAGCGGAACTGCGGAAGGCTGGAAGGCAAAGTGGAAGGTGAATCGTCCAATCGTCATTTACTCGATTTTTGCTCCTCGTATACCTCCTCGTCAGCTGGGCCCAGGTTATGccggtgtggcggatccacttcggattagcttgatttagACAGGGCTAAGTCGCCTAAcgtgcgacactcctgcctaagccgagttaacacgaagtgccgtcggatttcatccgatttaaccacttaaataggattgagtttagcaaacccacacgaaggtgagtggtttcagagagTACAACGAGTCCATTGAGTTAGGCAAATTCACCCATTTAGTTCGACCATGAAAACCAACATTAgggttttacaagattcaaaaggaacaacagagaaaaacactagcggaagacttcgtcggggtcggacatccctggtgaggccaaccgggacatcactggatcctctcctcgccgtccgaggaaggatcccactcgaccgtccagcctgacgaaagctggggcggccaagcaccaaccagagaggggtcgggagcagcaactccacctgaaaaacaggagccacaacaaggctgagctactaagctcaacaagacttaaccgataggagtaaaactactcctcacttctagacatgcaaggcttttggctgaggggttttgtatgccaaagcactaagtaacaccctagtttcaagttttagctccggttctaggttcatttaccagtctaggttgtgccacctattctaagcattcatagaaccaaacaagaggtATAGATACATCAACGAACATGTCattatcagattcctcatttactcagggtgacatagcgatcaagcaatctcaaactgtgagaggcagacgaatcgattcgagttctttaaccatgcatggtgaacctagcctcacgacatccgcgcacccggaggttgcttcctgtgtcggccttccccatcaatcccctaacccgtgtcgggcctatttcctttggtgcaaggttccacagacccggcctctgccgtcctgtgaccacgcttgccaccacgtgcgacaaccagcaggggaaactccgttccaagaacaatggggcgaccgctcacgtctaggttcaatccggtactaggcttcctcatcccatactaagtatgaggctagtactttcaaacacttgatcacgaacaccaccactgtcgggccttagcaagatttcatagacagacggggcaaccatccgtccaccaaagagttacccaaaccctgccccgtccatcgtccttatagttataacaggagagtaaacatgcaactcctacaactcgcgagtgacagggaatcactcggcttttaccgttttctagttaagcaatgcagctactcggtccaatagctagtgctcagatcgtggggataactaagtcatgcatctagggtttcaaacaactcctatacgtaaatgcacaagcatgttacagaaggcatgcgcaagtctggtaaaacactcaaggttttcatgcaaccggagcttgccttcaagcaaggaggacaggaactgctcgacttctggggcgacttcggcttcagcgggcaggaactcagctacagcttcttcttctggcgccgggtgaagctcgtagaagccgtcggcgaggtgcagctctacacgaatgcaatgcaaaagttagcatagacggttatttcaacagcaacactggctcgcctgagcccagaaactcgcgacaaagagcaggaggttatggtggttcaagagagctgatgatgatcaagggGTAAGGGTCGGAGAGGAACTTATGATccgatccttgaactagaggatgtgggaaAACTaaggatcctcagacgcaagcgctgaagggttcctaagtttacacatacaccctcgggttgaagaaaagatcacagccgaaccctcgggcgaggcggataagggtcggcggaacagacagggtcgggcgagacggaaccggggtcgggcggataagaggggtcgggcgaggcggactggggtcggcaactcaccttcttcctgaaaggaaagcttggggtcgggaagaagcagacttgggcggagggactaaggctttgaacagaagctaagaccggcaatgctccggcggcggcgatgcttcttgcagattgcaagagagcttttacgcagcacggaggagcaagcggctgggcgacttggagaaaactgagagagaatctgagagaagaactcctcaagaacttggtgggtgatgctaggagcttgagcagggagcgagagaatggctaaggcaacaatggcggagggaactccggcgactggggcattccttttatagctgctggagcggaGAAAGGATgcagcgcgggagagagagaaagggggcggcgcgaaggccggggagaagcaatggagtgctctgccggggcagcGATTGAGCGAATAGGGTGGTGGTGCAGGGCTCCGAGGGTGACGCCAGCAGCCATTGGTtcctgccgtcagggcggcgtaggagcgggtagaccggtggttgagatttggcggaaggcgggcgtcgtcgtgcggaagattggatagaagcgaccggtttaacggcgctagaatcgagggcgcacaggtgagaagacaggcagctgcggtcgcgagggcgagcgcggagcaacagattgtcgggcggcttctgacaaggcggggaAAGgggctgtcgcggccgcggtcggggttggtggtggaggaatcgtcgtgtagcggagaccaggcggcgcgactgtggttgaagcgatggaaaagacgggcgacatcgggctctggggccgggatctggcggcgtgatgatgggcgcgggaggcgaggttctgcagaaagggtgcagagggggcttccgctgccattggggaagggggcgcgagaacccacttggtcgcttgccagaaacaaaactgagcggcgggcgtcggagaagacgagccacgcggtaggggactctgaagcgggcatgcaactcgagtgcgcctgtcgcggaggatctgggggaaaagatctcgcgtgTCCAACgggtggatagaacggacgcttgaggaaagcttagcaggatccgacggtgggctgagctcgccggggtcgggagggaagcgaaacggagaggggtcgggtcttccggggtcgggatcggctgaaggctgagcactcggcgcggtaaaacaagacagatggcTAGGATCCAGGGTTCCGGTCGAGATTGACTcgggagattaggggtcggtcgtcacagccgggGCCTACCCGGCATACATTGTAGCTCCGCCCATGCTCGGGAGGAACCCCGTTAGGAATGATGCACCTAGGGTTGTTATGAGATCGGTAGGCCACTCAGTACCTCCTCAACCACCATGGACacgaaggaggaaagcaaggAGGTTGGAAAAGGTTAGGGTTTCAGAATAAAAAGGTAAACTGTATTGTTCGATTATTCGATTGGCTGTTAGCCTCAATCAACCATGGCCCTCAATATTTgtagggtggggaggtcttgtCCCGCAAGGAaatcctattacaaatcttaatCTGCTAGGACTCCTCAATTCCACTCGGATTAGGGTTTAGCCGGTAAGATCACCTATACCCACCAGTCAGACTGGTTGGCTTTTGCCATATCGGCTATAGGATCCTGGACCGGTTGGACCGCCTGGCTGAACCGGTTTGACTGGTCGGCCCAGCCTGATCGGATTGCTACCAATTTTGGGATCCAACACATGCACCCTATTTTTGGTAAAGCATAGTGTaccagaaaataaaaaataagccTTAGGCCGATGCTCTTTTCAGAATTCACCGGCCATTCATTCTAAGGCCGATATGTGAAGATATCGGCCATGTTACATAAGCATATTGCCACACACTTGGATAATACTTcttcaagtacctcccattgAGAGCTCTAAGCAACTGTTGTCCCTGCAAAATCTCCACCATATAGGAATTCCCAAAAAGTGCCTTCACAATCTTGTATGGCCCCTCCCAACTTGGAGACCACTTGCCAAACCTGTTGCTTTTGGTCCCTATAGGTAGTATGGGTAGAATCATCTTCCAAACTAGATCACCAACCTGAAAATGTTTAGCTTTTACCTTCTTATTATATGCTCTAGCAAGTCAAACTTTGTCCTTCTCAATCTCCTTCAAAGCCTCCCATCGCTTGTCGGTCACCTCATCAACATTATCCATCATCAAAGTATgataagcatcaacatcaagataATTTTGCTTGGCCAACCTATATGTGCCTAGGTTCACCTCAACAGGTAAAACGGCCTCTTGACCATagacaagctcaaaaggagtaactTTGGTAGCACCATATCTAGAAATACGATGAGCACATAAAGCTTCAGATAATACCTCATGCCATCTTCTAGGAttttcttctatcttcttcttgatgagcttaatcaaaatcttgttgctagactcggcttgagcataatatggagatgaaTTGAGCAATTTAATACTATAAGATCCAACAAACTCATGCACTTCTTTAGATATGAGTGAAATTCCTTAATCCGTAGTCAAAGTTTTTGGAATGCCAAACCTATGTATAATATGATCATAAACTCAATTACCTCCCGATGTGTCATATTCTTAAGGGGAATTGCCTCtatccatttggtgaaataatcagtagccactATCACAAAACAATATCCTTTTGAAGGAGGAGGATAAATTTTAGCAACAAAGTGCAATCCCCAACCCCGAAAAGGCCATGGTTTAATAATAGGATGCATCAATGCAACAAGCACCATCTTGATATCTCTaaacttttgacactcttcACATCCTTTGTAGTAGTAAAAATAATCGGCTATCATATTAGGCCAGTAAAAGCAAGCCCTCCTAAGAAGCCACTTCATCTTAGGAGCCGACTGATGTGTATCACAAATACCATCATGAACCTCTCCCATAGCCACTCTGACTTGATTTGAATCCAAGCACTTCAAAAGTAAATCCTCTGTGGTCCGACGATACAACTCTCACCATCAATCAAAGTGTACTTGAAAGCCCACCATCGGACTTTTCTATCAACTGTGCACCTGGAATTCTACAGATAATCAATAAGAGGTTTCCTCCAATCATCCACTTTGTCCTTAATGGTTTTAGAGCATTCAATATCCGAAGTAGGATTTTCATCAAGCGGACCAGTTGAAGGGAGCGGTTGGACCGGCTCCTCCAGGGCATAACTCTCGGCCTTGTAAAACGTTAGCTTTCTTTtatgaaaatttatttttttaacgcTATATCCAGATGCTTGTTGTGCTAGAGCATTAGCCCTCGAATTCTCCTCTCTTGGTACATGATAAATAATAAATTCATCCAAGCAAGATATGATACATAAACATTTATCAAGATAAGCATTTAGAAAACCATCCAAACATTGGCATACCTTGGAAACTTGCTATACCACTAGAAGAGAATCACCATTAGCTTCTACATGTTTCACCCCCATGTCAAGCAAAATTTCCAATCCAAACAAGAGAGCTTCATATTCGGTTTGGTTATTAGTACACTTATAATCCAACCGGTTAAGAGCTTCAAAAACAGCACCGTTTGGTGATATAAGGATAAAACCAACATCACAGCCCGCTTTTGCAAATCAATCCATCAAAGTGCAATTTCCATGGGGTAAAAGTAACATAACCAACATTTAAACCAAGTTGATCATTAATTCTATGCTCAACAATAAAATCTACTACAACTTGGCCTTTCATGTATTTCAAAGGTTCACAAGTCAAATCATATTCAATAA
Proteins encoded in this window:
- the LOC117837941 gene encoding serine carboxypeptidase 1, whose amino-acid sequence is MHSRQPGPLCHVALHARANHVSRPLLQPVSPPARRRGARFSLRPALCLRHSPSLYHRHRACHRELDRPAPDPSKDRGLAAMSRRRVLDPVEAGALLLMAAFLLLCLRVSPGRAAPAGAEVTEFPGFHGVLPSKHYAGYITVGHEQQNRHLYYYLATSERNPTLDPVVIWINGGPACSGFSAFHHSIGPFKIEYSQVHVKDDPRATKNPYSWTKMASLLLVDSPAGVGYSYAENDDDYITNDTSRVADLYDFLSKWFAEYTEFMSNPFYVAGCSYSGVIVPVLAQEILKRNEEPYRMKINFKGYSLCNPAVDVDIENNAHVPYAFRVGLISEELFQSLVTTCTGRYWNNSNPSCQENMEQFYMQIKGINMEHILCPPCRYKMGITKEFMEYDYGQMFKRISKSSSHGLECHDQEQALEKLFDTNLGRAKLHAKEPEVSGRWKRCPKHIQYTRDILTLTEYHLNVTSKGYRVFLYSGDHSLLVPFSATMEWLKKLNYKETEKWHPWFVENQIAGYSIRYGSNILFATIKGAGHVPSDYLPFEAFVAYQRWIDGAASL